The genomic segment ACCATCGACGTCAACGTCGCGCAGGTCAGGTAGTAGAGCGTCGGGAAGGGAGTCCCGTCCTCCAGGCGCGGGTTGGTCTGCACCACGGACGGATGGCCGCTGGGGCACCGGGCCGCGACGGCACGCAACGCGCGAGGCGGCCTGCCCAACTGCTGCCTGATGACCTCGCGGTCGGCCTCGGTCACCGGCTCGAACTCGATCGGACTCACCTCTCCGTCACGCTGTTCCACACCATCTCGTACCAGGGTTCCGGCTCGGTCGGGCCGTCGTCGGCACCGGCGCCCGACTGCGCGCGATCCTCGGGGAACTGCACGATGTACGGCGTCTCGCCCGGCATCACGTACCGCAGCCTGCGCCGTGCCTCCGCCTCCACCTGCGCGGGATCCCGCAACTCGTCACGCCGCTTCTCGAGGCCGTCGACCTCCGCCTCCAGCCGCTCGACCTCGCGTTCGTGCGCGGCCACGTCCGCACGCTGCGACAGGTAGGTGCGCAGCGGGACGGCGATCGTGAACGCGAGCGCACACACCACGATGGCCACGAGCGCGGCCCGCCGTGTGGTGGACAGCCCGAGCGCCTTGGCGGCGTCGGCCATGCGGACGGCACCGAGTCGCCGCAGCCGCGCGACCCGGCGTTCCCTGCCCACACGACCAGGACGGCGGGGGACGGAGCGAGCCTCCTTTCCCCCGCCGCGCCTGCTCCGCGGTCTGCCGCGCTCGGCCACGCCGCTCAGCCCTCCGGGTTGAACCTCGGGAAGGCGAGGTCACCCGCGTAGCGGGCAGCGTCGGCCAGCGCCTCCTCGATGCGCAGGAGCTGGTTGTACTTCGCCACGCGCTCGCTGCGCGCGGGCGCACCCGTCTTGATCTGGCCCACGCCCGTGGCCACGGCCAGGTCGGCGATGGTGGTGTCCTCGGTCTCGCCGGAGCGGTGGCTCATCATCGACTTGTAGCCGCAGGACGTCGCGAGCTGCACGGCGTCGAGCGTCTCGGACAGGGTGCCGATCTGGTTGACCTTGACCAGCAGGGCGTTGCCGGCGCCGCGGGAGATGCCCTCCTCCAGCCGGTCGGGGTTGGTGACGAAGAGGTCGTCACCCACGAGCTGAACCCGCGAGCCGAGGTCGGAGGTCAGCTGCACCCAGCCGTCCCAGTCGTCCTCCGAGAGCGGGTCCTCGATCGACACCAGCGGGTACGCGTCGACCAGCTCGGTGTAGTACGCGGACATGTCGGCGGCGCTGCGCTGGGTGCCCTCGAACTGGTAGGCGCCGTCGGAGAAGAACTCCGTGGCCGCCACGTCGAGCGCCAGCGCGATGTCCTGACCCGGGCGGTAGCCGGCCTTCTCGATCGCGGTGACGATGAGGTCGAGCGCCTCCCGGTTGTTGGGCAGGCTCGGGGCGAACCCGCCCTCGTCACCGAGGCCCGTGGCCAGACCCTTGCTCTTCAGCACCGACTTCAGCGCGTGGTAGACCTCGGTGCCCCACCGCAGAGCCTCGCGGAACGACTCGGCGCCGATCGGCGCGATCATGAACTCCTGGATGTCGACGTCGGTGTCGGCGTGCGCACCGCCGTTCAGGATGTTCATCATCGGCACGGGAAGCACGTGCGCGTTCGGCCCGCCGAGGTAGCGGAACAGCTCCAGCTCGGCGGACTCGGCCGCGGCCTTCGCCACGGCAAGCGAGACGCCCAGGATGGCGTTGGCGCCGAGCCTGCTCTTGTCCGGCGTGCCGTCCAGGTCGAGCAGGCGCTGGTCGACGACGCGCTGTTCGACAGCGTCCACACCCACGAGGCCGGGACCGACCTCGTCGCACACGGCCGCGACCGCGCGCTCGACACCCTTGCCGTTGTAGCGCTTGGGGTCACCGTCCCGCAGCTCCACAGCCTCGTGCTCACCGGTCGACGCGCCCGAGGGAACCGCCGCCCTCGCCAGCGTGCCGTCGTCGAGGGCCACCTCGACCTCGACCGTGGGGTTGCCGCGCGAGTCCAGGATCTCGCGCGCGCCTACCTGCTCGATAACCGCCACACTCAGCTCCTCATCCGGTTGTCGCCACTGCTGGGCTGTCGCGGACCTGACCACACCCGTCCGGGCGCGGTCGACGGCTTCAGACTAGTCGTCCACGGTGCGGACACCGTGCGAGGGCGACGCCCGCCCGGGCGTCACCCCAGGTCCGAGTCGTTCCGTACTGCCTCGCCGAGCGCGGGTTCACCCGTGCCGGCCTCACCGTTCTCGTCGGCGCGGATCTCCTGCCAGCCGACGGGCAGGTCCACGATGTCGGAGATGTGCTGCCAGAAGGTCCAGCTGTTGCCGCCGACGTCCTGCACCGTGAACAGGCGCGCGCCGTACGGCTGGTCCTGGGGCGTGGTCAGCTCGACCGACTCCCCCACCGCCTCGCGCACCCGCTCGTACTGGGCGTCGACGTCGTCCACGTACACGACGTTGAGCTGGCCGACCGGCCCGTCGACTCCCTTGGACTCCCAGTAGGTCGAGTCGACGGCGGTGACCTGCACCTCCGCCTCACCCGCCAGCAGGGTGGCCTGGAAGACCTCCCCCGTGGCGTCGATGTAGCGCACCCGCTCACGGAACCCGAATACCCGCGTCAACCACTCCACGGCCTCGGTCGCGTCGGTGTAGTACAGGTACGGCGCGAGGCCGAGGTACCTCGGGACTTCGTCGCTCATGACGTGCAAGTCCACCACATCGAGGTTTCCCCCGTTCACCACCCCGCCGGATTCGAGCTGCTTGTGGCGGGCGCCTCAGCGTCCGGACGGCCCGGAATCGACCGGCCGAGCGCCGCCGCACGTGTCGGGTGTCCCGGCGATCTCGCGGTCGGGATCGAAGTACTCCGGCGGCCGTCGGGTGTCGGGCGCACCGGTCAGTGCTCGCTCTGTGTACGCGGGCGAGAGCAGACCGTGTCCGTCGAGAGGGCCGCACGCGATCGAGTAGGCCAGGACGTCGGCGGCCTCCAGGGACAGTCCCGGTCACGCTCGTACCAGCCCACGCCCCGGCGCACCGCGAACTCCGTGTCGACCCGGTAGGCGGCCACGATGTCCAGCGGCGCCACCACCTCGTCCGGGTCCGCGTCGAACGCGTAGGCGAAGGTGTAGCGCGTCCGAACGACGAGCTCGTCGGCCTCGGCACCCGCTTCGGCCGGCATCGAGCCCTTCACCTTCGGTTCCACCGGCAGCAGCGACACCGAGGGATCGATCCGGGTGGCCACGGCGAACGGCCACACTTCACCGGTGAACTGCTCGTCGGCCCAGTCCCGCGCGCTGGGTGCGAGCAGCGCGAGGAAGTCATCGGGGTCGCCGTCCTCGACCATCGTGCGGTCGAGACGGGAGGCCACGAGAGCGGCTTTCACCTCGGCGAAGGCGTCGGCCACCTCCTCTTCAAGACCGATTCGAGACGCTCGACGAGGGTGGACGGCATCCGCCTGCGCGGTACCGTCGAGACGATGGCTGACGAGACACGCTCACCACACCGGCCCGGGGTTTCCGGGCACGAACGGCTGGCGGCGTTCCGCCGGGCCGAGGAGCTGGTGCGTCGGCGCCCGCTCGAAGCGCTCGACGCGTTGCGCCCACTGCTCGAATCCGACGCCGACAAGCCCAGCGTGCAACTGCTCGCGGGCCGCGCGTACTTCCATTCGGCGCAGCTCAACCGGGCCGAACGCGCGCTCACCCGGGTCGTGGAACTCGACCCGACCGACCACTACGCACGGCTGGTGCTCGGCAGGACGCTGCAGCGACTCGGCCGGTGGGTGGAGGCTCTGGCGCAGCTTCGCATCGCCACCGCGATGAACCCGACACCCGAGTACCAGGACGCGCTGGGGCAGGTCTCGGCGCGGGTGGCGCTGAGTCGGAAGGACTAGTCGGGGTCAGCCCCGCGGCCAGAACCGGCGCCAGCCGTCGGCGTCGAGCCGCGTGGGGTCCACGCCGTGGCGCCGCGCCGCGAGTTCGGCCGCGCGGACCTTCTCCGCGAAGTCCTTCGCCGCCGTGCGCAACGCACCCTCGGGGTCCACTCCCGCCCGCCGCGCGGCGGCGGCGATGCGGAAGAGCTTCGAGCCCTCGTCACCCCCGGCCGGGAACAGGTCGAACGGCAGTTCGCGGCGCCCGGTGCGCTGGCCGAGCTTGCCCGCGAGCGCCGTCGCCGGCTGGCCCAGGGCGATCCCGTCGACGATGGAGTCGCGCTGCTTCTCCGCCTGCTTGAGCTGCTCCCAGCGTTGCTGCTGGTGTTCCGGGGTGTGCACCGTCTCGCCGCCGGTGAAGATGTGCGGGTGCCGGTTGACGAGCTTGCCGACGAGTTCGTCGGCGACCACGTCGATGTCGAACGGGTCGGCGCCGTGCTCGGCGGCCACCCGCGCGTGGAACAGCACCTGGAGCAGGACGTCGCCCAGTTCCTCCCGCATGGCGGACCGGTCGCCCTGCTCGATGGCGTCGAGCAGCTCGTAGGTCTCCTCCACCAGGTACTGGAGCAGCGACTCGTGCGTCTGCGCGGCGTCCCACGGGCAGCCGCCCGGGGAACGCAGACGGTCCATGACCTCGACCGCGCGCACCAGGGACGGAACGGGTGTCTCGACGACCGCCGCCCCGCGGCGCACGAGCTCCGCGGCCCCGGCGTCGTCGGTGCTCAGAGCCACGAGCACCACCCGTGGAATGCGCGCGAGCACCTCGGGATGCGGTGCCGCCTTGGCGTCGAGTGCGCTCCGGGTGGCCTCGGGCAGGTCCGCGGCGGCGTAGACCGCCTCGGCGGCCCGCAGTGCGGGCCACGCCGCCGCGGGCAGAACCTCCGGCATCGCGGGCGACACCAGCACCACCGTCGCCGCCGCGGTCGGATACGACGTCATGGCTGCACAGTACGGGACTCCCACTGGTAGCCGGACACCTCGTCCTCGGTCGGTGCCGGAGCGAGGCCCGCGCTGTCCCAGACGCCGAAGCGGGGGTTGATCTCCACGCCGAGCTCGTCGGCGATCGGCTGGAGCTGTCGCAGGCCGACCCAGTACAGCAGCTGCGGGTTCACCTGCTGCGCCTGCCGTGCCTGCTGCTGCTCGTCGCCCGGCTGCACGGTGCGCTCCTCGATCAGAGCGACGAGCCAACCGACCTGCTGCTGGCTCGGCTGGATCACGATGACCGAGCCCTCCTCGGCGCCGAACACCGCGCTGATCGCGAGCTCGGGATCCTGAACCACCGCGTCGGCCAGCGACACCCGCTGGTCGATCACCTGGTGACCCGACTCCCGCACGATCGTCTCCACGTTGCCGGGGTCGGCGGCGATGCGCCGGCCCAGCTCACGCGCGGTCTCCGAGTCGGTGGCCTCGACGCTCGACTCGGTGACCATCGCACCGACGAAGCGGACCGTCACCCGGTCCTGCGCCACCCTGCCGAGCTCCTCCAGCAGCACCTGGTCGCGCGCCACCTCGCGCACCCGCGACGGCTCCACGGCGATGTTGCGCGCCGCCGCGTCCATGCCGCCGGTGGCGTCGATCAGCGCGTCGACCTTGTCCTCGTCGACGCGCAGGTTCTCCCGGCGCTCGGCGATGGCGAGCAGCTCGTGCACGACGCGGCTGCGCACGATCTCCCGGCTGATCTGGCCGACACTGCGCTGCTGCTGTGCCTGCTGGGCCTGCGGCGCGTTGTCGAGCAACCACTGGATCTCGTCCTGCACGTCGTCGAGCGCGATCGTGCGATCACCGATGACGGCCGCGGCGTTGGTCGTGCTCGGACCCGACCCGCACGCCGTGAGCGCGAGTGCGGCGGCGAGGGTCAGAACGAGCCCGGCGGAGCGGCGGAACGGTCCGGAGTGGCTGGAGCGGCGGCGGTGGCTGTGGTGGCGGCGGATGGTCCGAATCACAGCGCGTACTTTCTCACACACCCCGCACGGGACCGCAAGACTGTGATCAGTCTGCGTGTCCGGCCCGCCTACGCCCCGACCGCGGCCGGCTGCTTCGTCAACGACCGGATGAACGAGGCGCACCAGTCGAGCAGGGCCTCGTCGCGCAACACCGGCGCTCCGATACGCCCGCCCGCGGGTCCCTCGGTGGGCCGAGGCACCGACACCGTCTTGGTGGCGGCCTTGAACACCGCCTTCGGGTACAGCCGCCGCAGGCGCACGAGCTGCGAGTCCGCGAGTTCCATCGGCGCGAAGCGGAGGTTCTTGCCCTGCACGGTCACCTCGGTGACGCCCGCGTCGCGGCACACCTGCCGGAACGCCGCCACGGCGAGCAGTCGGTCCACCGGCTCGGGCGGCTGCCCGTAACGGTCGACGAGCTCCTCCCGCACCGCGTCGAGCTCCGCCGTGTCGGCCGCCGCCGCGATCTTGCGGTACGCCTCCAGCCGCAACCGCTCGCCCGGCACGTAGTCGTGCGGGATGTGCGCGTCCACCGGCAGGTCCACGCGGACCTCGGCCGGAGCGGCCTCCTCCTCGCCGACACCGTCGGCTCCCGCGTGCTTGCGGAAGACGTCCACCGCCTCGCCCACGAGCCGCACGTACAGGTCGAACCCGACTCCCGCGATGTGGCCCGACTGCTCCGCGCCCAGGATGTTGCCCGCGCCGCGGATCTCCAGGTCCTTCATCGCCACGGCCATGCCCGCGCCGAGCTCGGTGTTCTGGGCGATGGTCGCGAGCCGGTCGTGCGCGGTCTCGGTCAACGGCTTGTCCGGCGGGTACAGGAAGTACGCGTAACCGCGCTCGCGGCCACGCCCGACCCGGCCCCGCAACTGGTGCAGCTGCGCGAGCCCCAGCAGGTCGCCGCGCTCCACGATCAACGTGTTCGCGTTCGAGATGTCCAGCCCGGTCTCGACGATCGTGGTGCACACGAGCACGTCGTACTCGCGTTCCCAGAACCCCTGGATGATCTGTTCGAGCCGGTGCTCGTTCATCTGGCCGTGCGCGGTCACCACGCGGGCCTCGGGCACGAGCTCCCGGATGTGGCGCGCGGCCTTCTCGATGGACGACACCTTGTTGTGCACGTAGAAAACCTGGCCGTCGCGCAGCAGCTCCCTGCGGATGGCCGCCGCCACCTGCTTGTCGTCGTACGCGCCGACGTAGGTGAGGATCGGGTGCCGGTCCTCGGGCGGCGTCAGGATGGTGGACATCTCGCGGATGCCCGCCATGCTCATCTCCAACGTGCGCGGGATCGGCGTCGCCGACATCGTCAGCACGTCGACGTGGGTGCGCAACGCCTTGATGTGTTCCTTGTGCTCGACACCGAACCGCTGCTCCTCGTCGACGATCACGAGGCCCAAGTCCTTGTAGCGGACGGTCGACTGCAGGAGCCGGTGCGTCCCGATCACGATGTCGATCTCGCCGTCGGCCAGCCCGTTGATCACCTGCTCGGCCTCGGACGGATCGGTGAACCGCGACAGGCCCTTGATCGTCACGGGGAACGAGCGCATCCGCTCGGTGAAGGTCGTCAGGTGCTGCTGGGCGAGCAGCGTGGTGGGGACCAGGACGACGACCTGCTTGCCGTCCTGCACCGCCTTGAACGCCGCGCGCACCGCGATCTCGGTCTTGCCGTAGCCGACGTCGCCGCAGATGACCCGGTCCATGGGCACACCGCGTTCCATGTCGCGCTTGACCTCGTCGATCGCGGCCAGCTGGTCGGCGGTCTCGGTGAACGGGAACGCGTCCTCCAGCTCCCGCTGCCACGGTGTGTCCTGGGCGAACGCGTGGCCGGGCGCGGCCTGGCGGGCGGCGTAGAGCTGCACGAGTTCGGCGGCGATCTCCTTGACCGCCTTGCGGGCCTTCGCCTTGGTCTTGCTCCAGTCGGACCCGCCGAGCTTGTTCAGCGTCGGCACCTCGCCACCGACGTAGCGGGTCACCTCGTCGACCTGGTCGGTCGGCACGAACAGCCGGTCGCCGGGGTGTCCGCGCTTCGACGGCGCGTACTCCAGCACCAGGTACTCGCGCGTGGCGCCGCCGACCGTGCGCCGCACCATCTCGACGAACCGGCCGATGCCGTGCTGCTCGTGCACCACGTAGTCGCCCGACTTCAACGCGAGCGGGTCGACGGCGTTGCGCCGCCGCGACGGCATCTTGGTGTTCAGGTCGACCTTGGCCCGGCCTGCGGTCGCGCCGCGCCCGGTGATGTCGGCCTCGCTGAGCACCACCAGA from the Saccharomonospora azurea NA-128 genome contains:
- a CDS encoding FtsB family cell division protein; protein product: MAERGRPRSRRGGGKEARSVPRRPGRVGRERRVARLRRLGAVRMADAAKALGLSTTRRAALVAIVVCALAFTIAVPLRTYLSQRADVAAHEREVERLEAEVDGLEKRRDELRDPAQVEAEARRRLRYVMPGETPYIVQFPEDRAQSGAGADDGPTEPEPWYEMVWNSVTER
- the eno gene encoding phosphopyruvate hydratase; translated protein: MAVIEQVGAREILDSRGNPTVEVEVALDDGTLARAAVPSGASTGEHEAVELRDGDPKRYNGKGVERAVAAVCDEVGPGLVGVDAVEQRVVDQRLLDLDGTPDKSRLGANAILGVSLAVAKAAAESAELELFRYLGGPNAHVLPVPMMNILNGGAHADTDVDIQEFMIAPIGAESFREALRWGTEVYHALKSVLKSKGLATGLGDEGGFAPSLPNNREALDLIVTAIEKAGYRPGQDIALALDVAATEFFSDGAYQFEGTQRSAADMSAYYTELVDAYPLVSIEDPLSEDDWDGWVQLTSDLGSRVQLVGDDLFVTNPDRLEEGISRGAGNALLVKVNQIGTLSETLDAVQLATSCGYKSMMSHRSGETEDTTIADLAVATGVGQIKTGAPARSERVAKYNQLLRIEEALADAARYAGDLAFPRFNPEG
- a CDS encoding VOC family protein; protein product: MSDEVPRYLGLAPYLYYTDATEAVEWLTRVFGFRERVRYIDATGEVFQATLLAGEAEVQVTAVDSTYWESKGVDGPVGQLNVVYVDDVDAQYERVREAVGESVELTTPQDQPYGARLFTVQDVGGNSWTFWQHISDIVDLPVGWQEIRADENGEAGTGEPALGEAVRNDSDLG
- a CDS encoding tetratricopeptide repeat protein: MADETRSPHRPGVSGHERLAAFRRAEELVRRRPLEALDALRPLLESDADKPSVQLLAGRAYFHSAQLNRAERALTRVVELDPTDHYARLVLGRTLQRLGRWVEALAQLRIATAMNPTPEYQDALGQVSARVALSRKD
- a CDS encoding MazG family protein, which codes for MTSYPTAAATVVLVSPAMPEVLPAAAWPALRAAEAVYAAADLPEATRSALDAKAAPHPEVLARIPRVVLVALSTDDAGAAELVRRGAAVVETPVPSLVRAVEVMDRLRSPGGCPWDAAQTHESLLQYLVEETYELLDAIEQGDRSAMREELGDVLLQVLFHARVAAEHGADPFDIDVVADELVGKLVNRHPHIFTGGETVHTPEHQQQRWEQLKQAEKQRDSIVDGIALGQPATALAGKLGQRTGRRELPFDLFPAGGDEGSKLFRIAAAARRAGVDPEGALRTAAKDFAEKVRAAELAARRHGVDPTRLDADGWRRFWPRG
- the mfd gene encoding transcription-repair coupling factor, with the translated sequence MTESPTGSSSGSLTGLLSALLSDPAVRGVVDRAGAPLLDLDGPAAVHQIVVAALAADEGAGRPVLAVTPTGRQADELTAALVSLLGRDAVADFPSWETLPHERLSPRADTVGKRLEVLRRLAHPDDGGLRVVVATVRSLIQPMAPGLGELHPVELRVGEESDFENVLERLVELAYTRVDMVEKRGEFAVRGGILDVFGPTAEHPHRIEFWGDEVSEIRAFAVSDQRSLPGEVSEVIAPPCREVLLTPEVKERAAELARTHESDTQLAEMLGKLADGIPCEGMEALIPVLCEGELQLLTDAVPEGAHVVLTDPEKIRARAADLVRTGQEFLEASWMTAADGGGAPIDLGASAYRDLDEVRTHATDTGRCWWTLSQLTSEDDVHHVAIEAAPAYRGELDRVATDLRAHTAAGGAAVVVVAGAGTARRAVDQLSGVDVPAALAADGLAAEPKPGVVTVTCGGVSDGFVVPGSALVVLSEADITGRGATAGRAKVDLNTKMPSRRRNAVDPLALKSGDYVVHEQHGIGRFVEMVRRTVGGATREYLVLEYAPSKRGHPGDRLFVPTDQVDEVTRYVGGEVPTLNKLGGSDWSKTKAKARKAVKEIAAELVQLYAARQAAPGHAFAQDTPWQRELEDAFPFTETADQLAAIDEVKRDMERGVPMDRVICGDVGYGKTEIAVRAAFKAVQDGKQVVVLVPTTLLAQQHLTTFTERMRSFPVTIKGLSRFTDPSEAEQVINGLADGEIDIVIGTHRLLQSTVRYKDLGLVIVDEEQRFGVEHKEHIKALRTHVDVLTMSATPIPRTLEMSMAGIREMSTILTPPEDRHPILTYVGAYDDKQVAAAIRRELLRDGQVFYVHNKVSSIEKAARHIRELVPEARVVTAHGQMNEHRLEQIIQGFWEREYDVLVCTTIVETGLDISNANTLIVERGDLLGLAQLHQLRGRVGRGRERGYAYFLYPPDKPLTETAHDRLATIAQNTELGAGMAVAMKDLEIRGAGNILGAEQSGHIAGVGFDLYVRLVGEAVDVFRKHAGADGVGEEEAAPAEVRVDLPVDAHIPHDYVPGERLRLEAYRKIAAAADTAELDAVREELVDRYGQPPEPVDRLLAVAAFRQVCRDAGVTEVTVQGKNLRFAPMELADSQLVRLRRLYPKAVFKAATKTVSVPRPTEGPAGGRIGAPVLRDEALLDWCASFIRSLTKQPAAVGA